The following proteins are encoded in a genomic region of Thiomicrospira sp. R3:
- the katG gene encoding catalase/peroxidase HPI, protein MSSGKCPVMHGANSSVDKSTMDFWPNALNLDILHQHDSKVNPMEPDFDYRQAVKTLDFDALKKDMHALMTDSQAWWPADWGHYGGLMIRMSWHAAGTYRIADGRGGGGTGNQRFAPLNSWPDNVNLDKARRLLWPIKKKYGNKVSWADLLVLAGTIAYENMGLKTFGFGFGRADIWQPEKDTYWGAEKEWLAPSDSRYDNLDDPTTMENPLAAVQMGLIYVNPEGVNGQPDPLKTALQVRETFARMAMNDEETVALTAGGHTVGKCHGNGRAQNLGPDPEAADVTEQGFGWMNHKSRGVGRDTVSSGIEGAWTTHPTQWDNGYFYLLFTYDWELKKSPAGAWQWEPINIKEEDKPVDVEDPSKRYNPIMTDADMAMIKDPIYREISQKFYENPDYFSDVFARAWFKLTHRDMGPKVRYLGPDVPAEDLIWQDPVPPGKADYDVKVVKAKIAASGLSSAEMVASAWDSARTFRGSDLRGGANGARIRLAPQKDWQANEPERLARVLAKLEPIAAEFGISMADTIVLAGNLGVEQAAKAAGFALNVPFAPGRGDAIQDMTDAESFEPLEPIHDGYRNWLKKDYSVQPEELLLDRTQLMGLSAHEMTCLVGGLRVIGANYGDSKQGVFTDKVGALTNDFFVTLTDMAYSWKPASKDHYDIVDRTSGETKYTASRVDLVFGSNSILRSYAEVYAQDDNKEKFVKDFVKAWTKVMNADRFDLA, encoded by the coding sequence ATGTCTAGTGGAAAATGCCCGGTCATGCATGGCGCAAATAGTTCGGTTGACAAATCAACGATGGATTTTTGGCCTAACGCACTAAATTTAGATATCTTGCATCAACATGATAGCAAGGTAAATCCGATGGAACCCGACTTCGATTATCGCCAAGCGGTGAAAACCCTCGATTTTGACGCGCTTAAAAAAGATATGCACGCCTTAATGACGGACAGCCAGGCCTGGTGGCCTGCGGATTGGGGTCATTATGGTGGTCTGATGATTCGCATGTCTTGGCATGCCGCTGGCACCTACCGCATTGCCGATGGTCGTGGCGGCGGAGGCACGGGCAATCAACGCTTTGCGCCGCTGAACTCCTGGCCAGACAACGTTAACCTCGACAAAGCCCGCCGTTTGCTGTGGCCGATTAAAAAGAAATATGGCAATAAAGTCAGCTGGGCGGATTTATTGGTACTAGCGGGAACGATTGCCTATGAAAACATGGGGTTGAAAACCTTTGGTTTTGGTTTTGGTCGTGCCGATATTTGGCAACCGGAAAAAGACACCTATTGGGGTGCCGAAAAAGAATGGCTTGCACCATCGGATTCACGTTATGACAACTTGGACGACCCAACCACGATGGAAAACCCGTTAGCCGCCGTGCAAATGGGCTTGATTTATGTCAACCCCGAAGGCGTTAACGGCCAGCCCGATCCGCTCAAAACCGCGCTCCAAGTGCGCGAAACCTTTGCCCGTATGGCGATGAACGATGAAGAAACCGTCGCGCTGACCGCCGGTGGGCATACCGTGGGTAAATGTCATGGTAATGGTCGTGCGCAAAACTTAGGGCCCGACCCAGAAGCCGCCGATGTAACTGAGCAAGGCTTTGGGTGGATGAATCACAAATCCCGTGGAGTTGGGCGCGATACCGTGTCGTCAGGGATTGAAGGCGCATGGACCACTCACCCGACCCAATGGGATAACGGTTATTTCTATTTGCTGTTTACCTATGATTGGGAGTTGAAAAAATCGCCCGCCGGTGCGTGGCAATGGGAACCGATTAATATCAAGGAAGAAGATAAACCGGTTGATGTCGAAGACCCAAGCAAACGTTATAACCCGATTATGACCGATGCCGATATGGCGATGATTAAAGACCCGATTTATCGTGAAATTTCGCAGAAATTTTATGAAAACCCAGATTACTTCTCTGACGTGTTTGCACGCGCTTGGTTTAAGTTAACCCACCGCGACATGGGACCAAAAGTGCGTTATCTTGGCCCAGATGTGCCAGCTGAAGATTTAATTTGGCAAGACCCAGTTCCGCCGGGCAAAGCGGATTATGATGTTAAGGTCGTCAAAGCGAAGATCGCCGCCAGCGGTTTATCGAGCGCCGAGATGGTGGCGAGCGCTTGGGATTCGGCGCGTACCTTCCGTGGTTCAGATTTGCGTGGTGGCGCGAATGGTGCGCGGATTCGTCTTGCTCCGCAAAAAGATTGGCAAGCTAACGAGCCTGAGCGTTTAGCGCGTGTGCTCGCCAAGCTGGAACCGATTGCCGCTGAATTTGGTATCAGCATGGCCGATACGATTGTATTAGCCGGTAATCTCGGGGTTGAACAAGCCGCCAAAGCCGCTGGTTTTGCGCTAAACGTGCCGTTTGCACCAGGGCGTGGGGATGCGATCCAAGACATGACCGATGCCGAATCATTTGAACCGCTTGAGCCAATTCACGATGGTTATCGCAACTGGCTGAAAAAGGACTATAGCGTGCAGCCGGAAGAGTTGCTGCTTGACCGCACTCAGCTAATGGGCTTAAGCGCCCATGAAATGACCTGTTTGGTCGGCGGGTTACGGGTGATCGGTGCCAACTATGGTGACTCAAAGCAGGGTGTGTTTACCGATAAGGTGGGTGCGCTGACCAATGATTTCTTTGTCACGCTCACCGATATGGCCTATAGCTGGAAACCGGCGAGCAAAGACCATTATGACATCGTCGATCGTACTAGCGGTGAAACCAAGTACACCGCCAGCCGCGTGGATTTGGTGTTCGGCTCTAACTCGATTTTACGCAGCTATGCCGAGGTTTATGCCCAAGACGACAACAAAGAGAAGTTTGTTAAAGACTTTGTGAAGGCTTGGACCAAAGTGATGAACGCAGATCGTTTCGATTTGGCCTAA
- a CDS encoding type II toxin-antitoxin system PemK/MazF family toxin, with amino-acid sequence MYQKSDIVVIPYPFTDLSSNKLRPVLMLTSANAQGDFLAMQITSKAGHDNAETLENADLEIGQLPKQSFVRPDKLVTLHTSLINKRIGQLTQAATKKFDQIICNQLGC; translated from the coding sequence ATGTACCAGAAGTCTGACATCGTCGTTATCCCCTATCCGTTTACTGATCTTTCCTCGAATAAATTGCGCCCGGTTTTAATGCTTACATCCGCGAATGCACAAGGCGATTTTCTTGCCATGCAGATTACTTCAAAAGCGGGGCATGATAATGCCGAAACGCTCGAAAACGCTGATCTAGAAATTGGACAACTGCCCAAACAAAGCTTTGTTCGCCCCGACAAACTAGTCACACTTCACACCAGCCTAATCAATAAACGAATTGGCCAACTGACCCAAGCGGCAACAAAAAAGTTTGATCAAATCATCTGCAACCAACTAGGCTGCTAA
- a CDS encoding AI-2E family transporter gives MTESKGLIWLVGLASIIVIVAGLKAAEAITIPIMLALFIAIISTPFLRMLTTRGVPSGLAVLIVLMVLIVFGGGLAMVVSNSIDSFIQQLPQYQLRLQATLIEVQPILERMGIPLTREMLMQHVNPSNVMGTVGKALAAVGSLLTNVFLVVFIVIFLMMEEATFPRKMRAALPNANFTLEAATGFMSRVNKYLMIKTIISFITGVLVTLWLWFLGVDFPVLWGLVAMLMNYIPNVGSLIAAVPPVLLALVQLGFGDAALVALGFVVINVVMGSLIEPKYMGRGLGLSPLVVFLSLLIWGWLFGPVGMFLSIPLTMIVKIALEQYEGTKWIAIMLSNDAPEPAEQKETADQTQSTEQKPST, from the coding sequence ATGACAGAAAGCAAGGGGTTGATTTGGCTGGTGGGTTTGGCCAGCATTATTGTGATTGTTGCTGGTTTAAAAGCGGCGGAGGCGATTACGATACCGATTATGTTGGCGTTGTTTATTGCGATTATCAGTACACCATTTTTGCGCATGTTGACAACGCGTGGTGTGCCCTCAGGCTTGGCGGTGCTGATAGTTTTAATGGTGCTGATTGTATTTGGCGGTGGCTTGGCGATGGTGGTGAGTAATTCGATTGATAGCTTTATCCAGCAATTACCACAGTACCAATTGCGTTTACAAGCCACTCTGATTGAAGTGCAACCCATATTGGAGCGCATGGGCATTCCGCTGACCAGAGAAATGCTGATGCAGCATGTGAATCCATCGAATGTCATGGGTACGGTGGGTAAGGCGCTGGCGGCCGTAGGCTCTCTGCTTACCAATGTGTTTTTGGTGGTTTTTATTGTGATTTTTTTGATGATGGAAGAGGCGACGTTTCCGCGTAAAATGCGTGCGGCGTTACCTAATGCCAATTTTACGCTAGAGGCCGCCACGGGCTTTATGTCACGGGTAAATAAATATTTGATGATTAAAACGATTATCAGTTTTATCACAGGCGTTTTGGTGACCCTATGGCTTTGGTTTTTGGGTGTCGATTTTCCGGTACTTTGGGGCTTGGTGGCGATGTTGATGAATTACATCCCCAATGTCGGTTCTTTGATTGCCGCGGTGCCCCCGGTGTTATTGGCGCTGGTGCAATTGGGTTTTGGCGATGCAGCCTTGGTGGCGCTCGGTTTTGTGGTGATTAATGTGGTCATGGGCAGCCTGATTGAACCCAAATACATGGGGCGAGGTTTGGGGCTGTCACCGCTGGTGGTGTTTTTGTCGTTATTAATTTGGGGCTGGTTATTTGGCCCGGTTGGCATGTTCTTGTCGATTCCGCTGACCATGATTGTCAAAATCGCGCTTGAGCAATACGAAGGCACCAAGTGGATTGCGATTATGCTCAGCAACGACGCTCCGGAGCCAGCGGAACAAAAAGAAACGGCAGATCAAACACAATCAACAGAGCAAAAACCTAGCACTTAA
- a CDS encoding TOBE domain-containing protein: MPDSSTQAEFFAPWHVHLGGGNISPRRLHLLQAIEATGSVAQAAKQVGMTYKAAWDAVEIMNNLAGEPLVNRQHGGKGGGGATLTPTGLQIVTMHERLSAMQAMWMASLDNADADILPLMRRIKMQTSARNSFYGTIEEVKKGAVNAQVTLKLQGEDRIIATVTSDSATRMGLKPGASAWALVKASWVVLAKEQAKGLISARNFLCGQVSRINQDAVHAEVVVTLQGGNTLSSIITHSALEELELVEGAPICALIKASHVLIGVNE, translated from the coding sequence ATGCCAGATTCATCAACCCAAGCCGAATTTTTCGCCCCTTGGCATGTGCATTTAGGCGGGGGCAATATTAGCCCGCGTCGGCTGCATTTATTGCAAGCGATTGAGGCCACAGGCAGCGTGGCGCAAGCCGCCAAACAAGTCGGCATGACCTACAAAGCGGCCTGGGATGCGGTGGAAATTATGAATAACTTGGCGGGCGAGCCATTGGTCAATCGTCAACACGGCGGCAAAGGCGGCGGTGGCGCCACCCTCACCCCAACCGGCCTGCAAATCGTCACCATGCACGAACGCTTATCAGCGATGCAGGCGATGTGGATGGCTTCGCTCGATAACGCGGATGCCGATATTTTACCTTTGATGCGGAGAATTAAAATGCAAACCAGCGCACGCAACAGCTTTTACGGCACGATTGAAGAAGTAAAAAAAGGCGCCGTCAATGCCCAAGTCACCCTGAAACTACAAGGCGAAGACCGGATTATTGCCACCGTTACCAGCGATAGCGCCACGCGAATGGGTTTAAAACCCGGTGCGTCCGCTTGGGCACTGGTCAAAGCGAGTTGGGTAGTGTTGGCTAAAGAGCAAGCCAAAGGCTTGATTAGTGCGCGTAACTTTTTATGCGGCCAGGTCAGCCGTATTAACCAAGATGCTGTGCATGCTGAAGTCGTCGTCACATTACAGGGCGGCAACACCCTGTCGTCAATTATTACCCACAGCGCATTGGAAGAACTGGAGCTCGTTGAAGGCGCACCGATTTGCGCACTGATTAAAGCCTCGCATGTACTCATAGGAGTCAACGAATGA
- the modA gene encoding molybdate ABC transporter substrate-binding protein, with protein sequence MKRFLIALVISTFSVTAQAQKMIIAAASDLKFALDEIHAQYLKTYPNDQVEVIYGSSGRFSQQIENGAPFDLFFSASMDYPKDLQQKGFAATEPKLYALGRIVIWSRRHDASQMTLNDLMERRYRRVAIASPDHAPYGVRAMEALQAAGIWDEIQPKIVIGENIAHAAQLIESGAANIGIIALALALNPQLSRHGGYSLIPEEMHQPLEQAYIITQRAKDNPIAFRFAEFMEQPVATRIMEQYGFVVK encoded by the coding sequence ATGAAAAGGTTTTTAATCGCGCTGGTTATCAGCACCTTTAGTGTAACGGCTCAAGCGCAAAAAATGATTATTGCCGCTGCGTCAGATTTAAAGTTCGCGCTGGATGAAATCCATGCACAATATCTCAAAACCTATCCTAATGATCAGGTCGAAGTCATCTACGGTTCATCCGGTCGTTTTTCACAACAAATTGAAAACGGCGCGCCGTTTGATTTATTTTTCTCCGCCTCAATGGACTACCCCAAAGACCTACAACAAAAAGGCTTTGCCGCCACTGAACCGAAACTTTATGCGCTCGGTCGGATCGTGATTTGGAGTCGACGCCATGATGCCAGCCAAATGACGCTAAACGATTTAATGGAACGTCGCTATCGTCGCGTAGCGATTGCCAGCCCGGATCACGCCCCCTATGGCGTGCGCGCGATGGAAGCCTTACAAGCCGCGGGCATTTGGGATGAGATTCAACCCAAAATCGTGATTGGCGAAAACATTGCCCACGCCGCCCAGCTGATCGAATCCGGTGCCGCCAATATCGGCATTATCGCGCTCGCCTTGGCACTGAACCCGCAACTTTCGCGCCACGGTGGCTACAGCCTAATCCCCGAAGAGATGCATCAACCGCTCGAACAGGCTTACATCATTACCCAGCGCGCCAAAGACAACCCGATTGCCTTTCGGTTTGCCGAATTTATGGAGCAGCCGGTAGCGACACGGATTATGGAACAATACGGCTTTGTCGTGAAATAA
- the modB gene encoding molybdate ABC transporter permease subunit — MEFMDFFAITPAELQALWLTFKLAFYTTLILIVFGAPLAWWLAFTQSRWETVVSALVALPLVLPPTVLGFYLLIILGPYGWVGGTMEAMGMEHLAFSFTGILIGSIIFSLPFAIQPMREGFASMPRNPILAAATLGAGPIDRFFTVILPLARGGFFTAIVISFAHTLGEFGVIAMMGGSIPGETKVVSIAIYDYTQGMDYAAAHRLSAILLILSFMILAVFYALNRRFMAPLKL; from the coding sequence ATGGAATTTATGGATTTTTTTGCCATTACTCCCGCCGAACTGCAAGCCCTGTGGCTAACCTTTAAACTGGCGTTTTACACCACGCTGATCCTTATTGTTTTTGGCGCACCACTCGCTTGGTGGCTAGCCTTTACTCAATCGCGCTGGGAAACCGTAGTCTCCGCTTTAGTCGCATTGCCCTTGGTGCTGCCGCCCACCGTACTCGGTTTTTATCTGCTGATTATTCTGGGCCCTTATGGCTGGGTCGGTGGCACAATGGAAGCGATGGGAATGGAGCACCTCGCCTTTAGCTTTACTGGCATTCTGATCGGCTCAATTATTTTCTCACTGCCCTTTGCGATTCAACCGATGCGCGAAGGCTTTGCCTCGATGCCACGCAACCCGATTCTGGCCGCTGCCACACTGGGTGCCGGGCCGATTGACCGGTTTTTTACCGTGATTTTGCCGCTCGCCCGTGGTGGATTTTTTACCGCGATTGTGATTTCGTTTGCGCATACATTGGGCGAATTTGGCGTGATTGCGATGATGGGCGGCTCGATTCCCGGTGAGACCAAAGTAGTCTCGATCGCGATTTACGACTACACCCAAGGCATGGACTATGCCGCGGCGCATCGTTTATCGGCGATTCTATTGATTTTATCCTTTATGATTCTAGCCGTGTTTTATGCCCTTAACCGCCGTTTTATGGCACCGCTCAAACTCTAG
- the modC gene encoding molybdenum ABC transporter ATP-binding protein, which produces MLEFNLRHRYPGFDLQTGDVQLPSDGITAVFGPSGCGKTTLIKTLSGLEKAQGWVKLNQQAWQSDRLFLPVHQRRIGMVFQDAALLPHLSVQGNLDYALKRSGFERSQHRAQQECWIELLNLASLLNQSVLTLSGGQKQRVGIARALLSNPQILMLDEPMSALDWRTKNELIPLIKDVSKTSKLPILLITHSPEEVERLADQVLLLNQGRVEQLESLQQTLSRPDSPLFDEQGAVSVLIGQPGKLCDGLQQIQLGDHTLWVKPLKRTNHEPVRIRVLARDVSLALSDPKDLSIINHMPLKIDELIEQPDQRLLVRLRLDDQQHLFAEITQQSAKRLNLQPGLVVYALIKSVALAE; this is translated from the coding sequence ATGCTTGAATTTAACCTCCGACATCGCTATCCAGGATTTGATTTGCAAACCGGTGATGTTCAACTTCCCAGCGATGGCATTACGGCGGTTTTTGGCCCTTCCGGCTGTGGTAAAACCACCCTCATTAAAACCCTATCCGGTTTAGAAAAAGCACAAGGCTGGGTCAAGCTCAACCAGCAGGCCTGGCAATCCGACAGGCTGTTTTTACCCGTTCACCAACGCCGCATCGGCATGGTATTTCAAGATGCCGCACTCTTGCCGCATCTCAGCGTGCAAGGCAACTTGGATTACGCACTCAAACGCTCCGGCTTCGAGCGATCACAACACCGCGCCCAGCAAGAGTGCTGGATTGAACTGCTCAATCTCGCCAGCTTGCTCAACCAATCGGTGCTCACCCTATCCGGCGGCCAGAAACAACGCGTCGGCATCGCGCGCGCCCTGCTCTCCAACCCGCAAATCCTGATGCTCGACGAACCCATGTCCGCACTCGATTGGCGCACCAAAAACGAATTGATTCCACTGATCAAAGACGTCTCCAAAACCTCCAAACTGCCGATTCTGCTCATCACCCATTCACCCGAAGAAGTCGAACGCCTCGCCGACCAGGTGTTGCTGTTAAATCAAGGCCGAGTTGAACAACTCGAAAGCTTACAACAAACACTATCGCGCCCCGACTCCCCGCTATTTGACGAACAAGGCGCGGTCTCGGTGTTAATTGGCCAACCGGGTAAGCTTTGCGATGGCCTGCAACAGATTCAGCTCGGCGATCACACACTCTGGGTCAAACCGCTCAAACGCACTAACCATGAACCCGTGCGAATTCGCGTACTCGCCCGCGATGTCAGCCTTGCCCTCTCCGACCCCAAAGACCTCAGCATCATCAACCACATGCCCCTCAAAATCGACGAACTGATCGAACAACCCGACCAGCGTTTATTAGTGCGCTTACGTCTCGATGACCAACAGCACCTATTCGCCGAAATAACCCAACAATCCGCCAAACGCCTAAACCTACAACCAGGCCTGGTGGTCTATGCACTGATTAAATCGGTGGCATTGGCGGAGTAA
- a CDS encoding type II toxin-antitoxin system VapC family toxin: protein MYLLDTNIISELRRIKPHGAVVEWIKQMDDNQLFISAVSLGEIQAGIELTRTQDPKKAKEIEGWLNLVAESYNILPLEGKVFRLWAKLMHGTSNTLYEDAMIAATAKTHHLTIVTRNIADFKTLDVDWFNPFDGMRSS, encoded by the coding sequence ATGTATCTTCTTGACACCAATATAATTTCCGAATTGCGCCGTATCAAACCCCATGGTGCCGTGGTTGAATGGATTAAGCAAATGGACGATAACCAATTGTTTATTTCAGCCGTTAGTTTGGGTGAGATTCAAGCGGGGATCGAGTTAACTCGGACTCAAGACCCTAAAAAAGCAAAAGAAATTGAGGGCTGGTTGAACTTGGTCGCAGAAAGCTACAACATTCTACCGCTAGAGGGCAAAGTGTTTAGGCTTTGGGCTAAATTGATGCATGGCACGTCCAATACGCTATACGAAGATGCCATGATCGCCGCCACAGCAAAAACCCATCATTTAACAATAGTAACACGCAACATCGCCGACTTTAAAACGCTGGATGTAGATTGGTTCAACCCCTTTGATGGAATGCGCTCATCCTAA
- a CDS encoding type II toxin-antitoxin system Phd/YefM family antitoxin, which produces MHTWPVQDAKARFSEFLETCLHDGPQIVSKRGRETAVLVPIELWHQLQSSAKPSLKNLLLSDDARGDLIVPERGQARRREVMPFEV; this is translated from the coding sequence ATGCATACTTGGCCAGTTCAAGACGCGAAGGCGCGTTTTAGTGAATTTTTAGAAACCTGTTTACACGACGGCCCGCAGATTGTTTCTAAGCGAGGCCGTGAAACGGCGGTGCTTGTGCCGATTGAATTGTGGCATCAATTGCAATCTTCCGCTAAGCCCAGTTTAAAAAATTTACTTTTGAGCGATGATGCGCGCGGCGATTTGATTGTGCCTGAGCGCGGGCAAGCTCGCCGTCGTGAAGTCATGCCGTTTGAAGTTTAA
- a CDS encoding helix-turn-helix transcriptional regulator, with translation MSDLKQYVSHRQAQDPEFNDGYDEGYQTFKIGAMLRQAREASGLTQDDIAQRLNTQKSAISRIENHAEDIKLSTLEKFAAVLGRKLEVSIT, from the coding sequence ATGAGTGATTTAAAGCAATACGTTAGTCATCGTCAGGCACAAGACCCGGAGTTTAATGATGGCTATGACGAGGGCTATCAGACGTTTAAAATCGGCGCGATGTTACGCCAAGCACGCGAGGCCTCCGGCTTAACCCAGGATGACATTGCACAGCGCTTGAATACCCAAAAATCAGCGATTTCTCGCATTGAAAACCATGCAGAAGATATCAAACTTTCCACGCTGGAAAAGTTTGCAGCGGTACTAGGTCGAAAGCTTGAGGTTTCTATTACCTAG
- a CDS encoding type II toxin-antitoxin system RelE/ParE family toxin: MLGLSVGRIVESLIHINELCTLDLLGFLDGDQVVILNHGFQKKTQKTPKKELLIAEVRKEDYLNRKQRS; the protein is encoded by the coding sequence GTGCTAGGTTTAAGTGTTGGACGGATTGTAGAAAGCTTAATCCACATCAATGAGCTTTGCACCCTCGATTTACTGGGTTTTTTAGATGGTGATCAAGTAGTGATTTTAAATCATGGCTTTCAGAAGAAAACGCAGAAAACCCCAAAAAAAGAACTTCTGATTGCAGAGGTACGGAAAGAAGATTATTTAAATAGGAAGCAGAGATCATGA